The nucleotide window GTCTGGCGGGCGCCGGCTATATCGGACGTCTCGACGTCGGCATCTTCAGCTCGGGCATTCTCAACGCGATTCCGAGGTTGCTCGCGAGCTTTCATACCGAACGTCCGGAGGTCAAGATCGGATTGCACAATCTGTCGAAGACCGAGCAGATCGCGGCCCTGCGCGAGCGACGCATCGCCATCGGTTTCAACCGGCTGATCCCGGACGAACCTGACCTCGTCGTCGACTGGATTCAACGGGAACCGTACCTCGTCGCGCTGTATGAGGGTCACCCGCTGTGCACGCGCGCATCGCTCACGCTCGCCGACCTCGACAACGAACGCATGATCCTCTATCCGAACGCGCCGGTGCCGGGCCTTGCCGAAGAGGTCGCGGCCGCGTTTCGCGATGAAGGCGTGACGCTGCGCGTCGAACAGGAGGTGGAGGATGTCGTGACGTCGATGGCGCTCGTGGCGAGCCGGTTCGGCATTTGCGTGACGACCGAGTCGGCGGCGAATCTGCGACTGCCCGGTGTGGTTTATCGACCGCTCAAGTCGCGGCGACTGCGCGCGATCGAACTGAATTGCATGTACCGGCGCGACGACGAATCACCGATCCTCGCCGCATTTCTCGCGCTGATCCGGCACTCGCGCACCCGCCGTCACGCGCTCGCGATGTAATGCCCTTCGACCACGGCCCCGGCGGGAAGGCATTGGCTTGCGCTTCGGGCGTCTGACTCCCACGGGGGAGCGACCCGCGGATATGGGCACCGATATATCGGATCAGATGCAATGGGAATTGATTGGATTTCAATTGCCGAAAAATTGTATCCAAAATGTACAAACACGTAATCCAATGTCGCCCGTCATCATGGCCCCGATTCCGGTAATCGCGCCGTTGCCCCCCCTCACATCATCTGCGTAGTACTACGGAGTATCGATGTGACGACTCTTATTTTCCCATTCCGACCCTTTTGAAATCCTTTATCCATGCGGGTTTCGAGGTGGCCGCGCATTGCTGTTCCAATTTGACGGCTTATTACGCTACTATGGCGCATCGTTCTCGCCGGTCACGGCAGAATGATCCAATACCGACCAGGTTCAGCAGTCGATTGAGGCGTCCCGCACGCCCGGGTCGTCAAAAAATACAAATCAAGGAGATGTCCACAATGCAGTTCCGTCACAAATCCCTGTTCGTCGCCGCTGCCCTCGCCTTCATCGGTACGGCCGCCAACGCCGAGACCGTCAAGATCGCCATCGCCGGCCCGTTCAGCGGCTCGGTGGCCCAGTACGGCGACATGGTCAAGGCCGGTGCACTGACCGCCATCGAACAAATCAACGCGGCAGGCGGTGCGAACGGCAACAAGCTGGAAGCCGTGATGATGGACGATGCATGCGAGCCGAAGCAGGCGGTCGCCGTCGCCAACAAGATCGTCAGCCAGAAGATCAAGTATGTGATCGGTCACGTGTGCTCGGGATCGACGATCCCGGCATCGGACATCTACGAAAACGAAGGCGTGGTGATGATCACGCCGTCGGCCACCGCCCCGCAACTGACCGAAGGCAAGAAGCGTCACTTCATCTTCCGCACGATCGGTCGCGACGATCAGCAGGGCCCGGCGGCCGCCCAGTACATCATCAACAAGGTCAAGCCGAAGAAGGTTGCCGTGCTGCACGACAAGCAGTCGTACGGCCAGGGCATCGCCACCTCGGTGAAGAAGGACCTCGACGCCGCCAAGATCCCGGTGGTGCTGTTCGAAGGCATCAACGCCGGTGACTCGGACTACTCGGCGGTCATCACCAAGCTCAAGTCGCAGGGCGTGGACTTCGTGTACTTCGGCGGCTACCACCCGGAAATGGGCCTGCTGCTGCGCCAGGCGCGCGAGCAAGGCGTGAAGGCGACGTTCATGGGACCGGAAGGTGTGGGTAACAAGGACGTGACGGCCATTGCCGGCCCGGCCTCGGAAGGCATGCTGGTCACGCTGCCGGCCGACTTCGCCGCCGACCCGGCCAACGCCAAGCTGGTGAAGGCCTTCGCTGATGCCAAGCGCGACCCGAACGGTCCGTTCCAGATGCCGGCGTACACGGGCGTGCAACTGATCGCCAAGAGCATTGCCGGCGCGAAGAGCACGGACCCGGAAAAGGTGGCCAAGTACCTGCACGCGAATACGTTCGACACGCCGATCGGCAAGGTGGCCTATGACGCTGCCGGCGATCTGAAGTCGTTCAAGTTCGTCGTCTACACCTGGCACAAGGACGCCACCAAGACCGCCGCCAACTGATTCCCTGACGCTTTACCGGCCAGCGAATCTCCCCCAGCCGCCCGCCGCTCCCGGCGGGCGGCTCGCATTCGCGCTCGGCCCCCGCTCGTCGCGAGGCTTCCCGCATGAACGAATTTTTCCCACAGCTTGCCCAGCAACTGGTCAATGGCCTGACGCTGGGTGCGATCTATGCGCTGATCGCCATTGGCTACACAATGGTCTACGGCATCATCGGCATGATCAACTTTGCCCACGGCGAGATCTACATGATCGGCGCCTACGTCGGGCTTGTCACACTGACTGCGATCGGAACGGCGGCGGGTTACCCCTTGCCGCTCGTGCTGGGCGCGGCGCTGCTGGTGTCGGTGCTGATCACGGGCCTTTACGGCTTCGCGATCGAGCGGGTCGCGTATCGCCCGCTGCGCGGCGGACCTCGCCTGGGGCCGCTGATCTCCGCGATCGGCATGTCCATTTTTCTGCAGAACTACGTGCAGATCGGCCAGGGCGCGCGTGACGTTTCCGTGCCAATGCTGATCTCCGGTGCCATCGACATTCCGATGGGCGACTTCACCGTGACGATTCCCTACGCCCGCATGCTGATCGTCGGCGTCACCGTCGCGCTGATGATCCTGCTCACGCTGTTCATCGCCAACTCGCGCATGGGACGCGCCTGCCGCGCCTGTGCCGAGGACATGCGCATGGCCAACCTGCTCGGCATCGACACGAACCGCGTGATCTCGTTCACGTTCGTGCTCGGCGCCATGCTCGCCGCCGTGGGCGGCGTGCTGATCGGGCTGACCATCGGCAAGCTCAACCCGTACATCGGCTTCATCGCGGGCATCAAGGCCTTCACGGCCGCCGTGCTCGGCGGCATCGGCAGCATTCCCGGCGCCATGCTGGGCGGCGTGCTGCTGGGCCTGGCGGAGACGCTCGCGTCCGGCTACATGCCCTCCGAGTACAAGGACATCGTGGCGTTCTGCCTGCTGGTGCTCGTGCTGCTGTTCCGCCCGACCGGCCTGTTGGGCAAGCCCGACGTCGAGAAAGTCTGAGGTCGACCATGACACAACAATTCACTCTCAAGTCCGGTGCGGCGAACCGCTCTCCGGCGGGCGAAACGCTCAAGGGCGCGGTCATCGCCACGATCGTGACGATCATCCTCACGGCCCCCATCCTGGGCCTGCAACTGAAGCTCGACGGCTACAAGGTGGTGCTCGAACAGCATTGGCGTCCGGTCTGGATCGCCGCCGCCATCGTGTTCGTGTTCCAGTTGATCAAGCCGATGCTCGTGCGCTCACGACGCGCCATCAAGTTACCCGCCGTACCCGCGATGGGACGTCGCCAGCAACTGACCGCCATGTGGGTGTTGCTCGCCGTCGGTCTCGTGTGGCCGTTCGTCGGCTCGCGCGGCGCGGTGGACGTGGCCACGCTCGCGCTCATCTACTGCGTGCTTGGCCTCGGTCTCAACATCGTGGTGGGGTTCGCGGGGCTGCTCGACCTGGGCTACGTCGGCTTTTACGCAGTCGGCGGCTATACGTACGCGCTGCTCAACCAGTATTTCGGCCTCACGTTCTGGGAATGCCTGCCGCTTGCCGCGCTCATGTCGGCCACGTTCGGCTTCCTGCTCGGCTTTCCGGTGCTGCGCTTGCGCGGCGACTATCTGGCGATCGTGACGCTTGGCTTCGGCGAAATTATCCGGCTGCTGCTCAACAACCTGACGAGCCTCACCGGTGGCCCGGACGGCGTATCGGGCATTCCAAAGCCGAGCGTGTTCGGCTTCGAGATGGCGCGCTCGTCGAGCGTGGAAGGCGTGAAGACCTTTCACGAACTGATCGGGCTCGACTATAGCGGTTCGCACATGGTGATCTGGCTGTACCTGCTTGCGTTCGCGCTCGTCGGCTTTACCCTGTTCGTCACCAGCCGTCTGATCCGCATGCCGATCGGCCGCGCATGGGAAGCGCTGCGCGAAGACGAAATCGCCTGTCGCTCGCTCGGCCTGAATCCCACGCGCATCAAGCTCTCGGCGTTCACGCTGGGAGCGTCGTTCGCCGGACTCGCCGGCGCGTTCTTCGCCGCGCGTCAGGGGCTGGTCACGCCCGAGTCGTTCACGTTCATCGAGTCGGCACTGATTCTTGCCGTGGTGGTGCTCGGCGGCATGGGTTCGCAGATCGGCGTGATTCTCGCGGCCGTGCTGCTCACGGTGCTGCCCGAGGTTGCCCGCGACTTCGCCGAGTACCGCATGCTGATCTTCGGTCTCGTGATGGTGCTGATGATGATGTGGCGTCCGCAAGGGCTGCTGCCCGCCACCCGCCCGCATGTGGAGTTGCCGCAATGAGCGCAGAACTGTTGAAACTCTCCGGCCTGCAAATGCGCTTCGGCGGTCTGCTGGCAGTCGACGGCGTCGAGTTCGACGTCCGCAAGAACGAAGTCTTCGCGATCATCGGCCCGAACGGCGCGGGCAAGACGACCGTCTTCAACTGCGTGGGCGGCTTCTATCGGCCGACGGGCGGTTCGATCATGCTAGACGGCGAGAACATCACGGGCTTGCCCAGCCATATAGTCGCGCGTCGCGGACTGGTGCGCACGTTCCAGAACATTCGTCTGTTCCGTCAGTTGACGGTCGTGGAGAACCTGCTCGTTGCGCAGCACATGCGCGTACACAGCGGCTTTCTGCAAGGACTGTTCTCCACGGGGCCGTTCCGCCGCGCCGAGCGCACGGCACTCGAGCGCGCCAAGCACTGGCTCGACCGGCTGGGGTTGACCGCGGTCGCCAACCGGGAGGCCGGCACGCTGTCCTATGGTCATCAGCGACGCCTCGAAATCGCACGCTGCATGATCACCGAACCTCGGCTGCTCATGCTCGACGAGCCGGCGGCCGGTCTGAACCCGCAGGAGAAGGTCGAACTGCAGCAGCTCGTCGACAATTTGCGTCACGAGTTCGGTATCTCGGTGCTGCTCATCGAACACGACATGAGTCTCGTGATGGGTGTCTCGGACCGGATTCTCGTGATGGAGCACGGCAAGCCGATCATGACCGGCAAGCCCGACGAGGTGCGCAACGATCCTCGCGTCATCAAGGCCTACCTCGGGGAGGAATAATGCTCAAGCTGGAACAGATCCACACCCACTACGGGGCCGTCGAGGCGCTCTCGGGCGTGTCGATCGAAGTGAACAAGGGCGAGATCGTCACGCTCATCGGCAGCAACGGCGCCGGCAAGACGACGTTGATGATGACCGTGTGCGGCACGCCGCGCGCCTCGAGCGGACGCGTGATGTTCGAAGGCAACGACATTACCGGCTGCCCCACGCACGAGATCATGCGCATGGGCCTGGCGATCTCGCCGGAGGGCCGTCGCGTGTTCCCGAGCCTGACCGTCATCGAAAACCTGAAGATGGGCGGTTTCTTCGCGTCGAAGGACGACATCGACGCCGGCATGGACCACGTCTTCAAGCTGTTTCCGAGACTCGCGCAACGCGGCAAGCAGCGCGCCGGCACGATGTCGGGCGGCGAGCAGCAAATGCTGGCAATCGGGCGGGCGCTGATGAGCCGTCCGCGCCTGTTGTTGCTCGACGAACCGACGCTCGGCCTCGCGCCGCTCGTGATCGCACAGATCTTCGACATCATTCGCGCGATCCGCGAGGAAGGCGTGACCGTGTTTCTGGTGGAGCAGAACGCGAACAAGGCCCTGCACGTGGCCGACCGCGGTTACGTGCTCGAGACCGGACGCGTCGTGCTCGCCGACTCGGCCGCGAATCTGCTGGCGAACGACGACATCAAGCGCGCCTATCTCGGCGCCTGACGCGCCCTCCGCCACGGCGCGCATCGCCGTGGCCTCAGGTCATGAAAAGGACGCACCCCGAGCATCCCCCCATGAATTCGGGCGGACAAGTTCGGTAGGTGCGTCCCATTTTCGTTCGGGGGAGAAATGCCGTTCGCGGCACCGCCAAGGCACCCTCGAGATGGCACCGAGGCGCCCTCCGGGCGCTGCGACCGGGTACGTTCAGGTGAGTCCGCTTCCGCCTGGGCCGATGCGCCTCACATCGCTCACTTCATCAATGCGACCAATTGATCGAGCGCCTTGCCCCAACCATCATGGAAGCCCATGGCTTCGTGCTGCGCCCGCGTCGCTTCATTCCCGTGAATCGCAATGGCCGTGTAACGGGTGCCCTTGCCCTGTGCCTCCATCAGCACGGCGGCAGTGAACTGAAAACCACCGTGCTCCTCGACGGGTGCCGGCGCCGGACGAAAGCCCGGCAGCACCGCATTCGTCCAGACGAGGCGCGTGTTCTCGACCACCTCCAGGTAGCAGCCCACGTTCGGGAACTGCTGCCCTTCGGGCGAGCGCATCACGGTGCGGAACAGGCCGCCCGGGCGCAGATCGATCTCGCACTCCACGGTCTGCCACGGTGCGGGCGTGAACCACTTCTTGATATGCTCCGGCTGCGTCCAGGCCGCCCACACGCGCTCGCAAGGCACGTCGACATAACGCTCGAGTACCAGATCCAGCTTCGGGTCGACGGAGAAAAGGTTGGCACGAGTCATGTTCACGTCTCCTTCATTTGCAGCAAGTAGCTGTCGAGTTGATCGAGGCGGCGCGTCCATTTGTCGCGCTGCAACTGAAGCCAATCCTGCGCCCCCGCCAATGTCCCGGTCTCCAGGGCATAGGTTCGCACGCGTCCGGTCTTGCGCGAGACCACGAGACCGCTCTCCTCCAGCACGTTCAGATGCTGCGAGAACGACGGCAACGCCATCGGGAACGGACGCGCCAGCTCGCTCACCGACGCCGGGCCGAGCGTGAGTCGCTCGACGACCGCGCGTCGTGTGGGATCTGACAGCGCCTGGAATATCCGGTCGAGAGGAATGGGTTGATTAGCCATGTGCCTAACTATAGGCAGCCCAAACACTTAGGTCAATACCTTTGTATTGAGCATTTTCCGACGACGATGGCGCCCGTCGCGCAGGGGCTCGCACGATTTGTCCGTCGACCGATTCGGATGGCCCTCAAAATGTCGTCGTCAATCGATTTTCCGGGCCATGCCGCGCGAGATTCGGGCGCAGCCGCGCACCGGCTTGGCGTAGAATAGAGCCTTTCCAAATTCAGCTCCCGCGTTGTCCGCTATGCCGTTGGCCACTACAGAAGAAATCATTGCCGAGCTGAAGGCCGGCCGCATGGTTGTCCTCGTCGACGAGGAAGATCGTGAAAACGAGGGCGATCTGGTCATGGCGGCCGAATTCGCGACGCCCGAAGCCATCAACTTCATGGCGAAGTACGGCCGGGGCCTGATTTGCCTGACACTCACGCAAGCGCGTTGCAAGCAGCTCAACCTGCCGCTGATGACCTATCGCAACGGCACGCAGTACGGCACGGCGTTCACGCTGTCGATCGAGGCGGCCGAAGGGGTCACCACGGGCATCTCCGCGGCCGATCGCGCCCACACGGTCCAAACCGCCATCTCGCGCGACGCCCGCCCGGAAGACATCGTCCAGCCGGGGCACGTGTTCCCGATCATGGCGCAGCCCGGCGGTGTGCTGGTGCGCGCAGGTCATACCGAAGCCGGTTGCGACCTCACGGCGATGGCCGGCCTGACGCCCGCGGCCGTCATCTGCGAAATCATGAACGACGACGGCACAATGGCACGCCTGCCGCAGTTGCTCGAGTTCGCTGAACAGCACAACATCAAGATCGGCACCATCGTCGACCTGATTCACTATCGCAGCCGCACCGAATCGATGATCGAGACGGTCGCGACGCGCGAAATGCAAACGGCATGGGGTTCGTTCCAGGCCACGCTGTACCGCGACAAGCCCAGCGGCGCGCCGCACCTGGCGCTGGTGCGTGGCACGCCCACACCGGACGACGAGACGCTCGTGCGCGTGCACGAACCCCTGTCGGTGCTCGACCTGCTCGAGACCGGCGTGTCGACCCACTCATGGACGCTGGCCGGCGCGATGCAGGCGATTGCCGAGGCCGGCAAGGGCGTGGTGGTGTTGCTCAACTGTGTGGAAACGCCGGAGCATCTTTTCAGCCAGTTCGAAGCCCTCGACGAATCCGAGAAAGCGGCCCGCGCAAAACGTCGCCCGGTCGACTTCCGCACGCACGGCGTTGGTGCGCAGATACTGCGGGAACTCGGCGTCGGTAAAATGCGAGTGCTGTCGAATCCGCGCAAGATCCCGAACATGGCAGGTTATGGCCTCGAAGTCACCGGTTTCCAACCGATGCCGGGCGCCGAGGCTATCTGATCCGGTGGGATTCAGCCGGGTCGCCGGCATGCCCCGTCGCGCACGCGCGGTCGTTGCCGCGAGTGTTGCGAATACCGGGACGATTGCAAGTATCGATGCCTCGCCGGACAACGACGACGGGGCGTCGCAAAGCCGAGCACGGCCTACCTGAGGCTTGCCCGGCACAACGTTGGCCGCACCGCCTGGACGGTACTTTTTTTTGAGGAAGCCCATTATGGACATCGGACAATACCAGCCGGAACTCGACGGTGAAGGCCTGCGCGTGGGTATCGTGCAAGCACGATTCAACGACGCCGTTTGCGCGGCACTGCGCACCGCTGCCGTGGCGGAGCTCGAGCGTCTCGGCGTCGAGGGCGAAGATGTGTTGCTCGTGACGGTACCCGGCGCACTGGAAATCCCGCTGGCATTGCAAAAGATGGCCGAATGCGGCCAGTTCGACGCGCTCATCGCGCTTGGCGCGGTGATCCGGGGCGAGACGTATCATTTTGAGCTCGTCTCGAACGAAAGCGGTGCCGGCATCACGCGCATCGGCCTGGATTTCGGTATCCCCATCGCAAACGCGGTGCTCACGACCGAAAACGACGAACAGGCCGAAGTGCGCGCCGCCGAGAAGGGCCGCGACGCAGCCCGCGTGGCGGTGGAAATGGCCAATCTGCTCGAAGCCATCGACATGCTCGGCGGCGACGACGGATCGGACGAAGACGAAGACGAAGAGGAAGATCGGTAATGAAGAGTGCTCGCCGCCGCGCGCGCGAATTTGCGCTGCAAGGGTTGTATCAATGGCTGCTTTCGCGCGGTCACGCGGGTGAGATCGATGCGCATTTGCGCACTACCCCCGGCTACGACAAGGCCGACCACGCCCACCTGGACGCGGTTCTGCATGGCAGCATTCGCGAGGCGGACGCCTTGTCGAAGCAACTCCAGCCGTACCTGGACCGACCGGCGGCCCAGTTGTCGCCGATCGAACACGCGGCACTGATCATCGGCGCCTACGAGCTGATTCACTTGCAGGACGTGCCGTACCGTGTGGTGATCAACGAGGCCGTGGAGGTTGTCAAGACCTTCGGCGGTGTCGACGGCCATCGCTTCGTGAACGGCGTGCTCGACAAGTTCGCCGCCGAGGTTCGTCCGGACGAAGTCGCGGCCAATCGCCGCAACGCCGGGCGCGACAAGAGCGCCTGACGCAGCGCGGGCGGTCGGGACGACCGACGCGCCCCCGGCATCCCGGGCTTTCCAGCCCGACGATGCCGGCGCCTGTCGGGCCGCCCGCCCTCCATGGGCCCAGCGGCGTGTGTTTCCCCTCGTCCCGCGAGTCTCCCCCCACCTGCAACCGTACCGCCCCCCCACACATCATGGACCGCACTCCCGAACTCGCTCCCGCCGCGCTGAAACTGGCACAACGTGTCGACGACATCGCGCCGTTCCACGTCATGGAACTGGCGAAGCAGGCGGCATTGCGCGAGAAGGCCGGACATCGCGTGATTCACATGGGGATCGGGGAGCCGGACTTCACTGCCCCTGAGGCGGTGATCGAGGCCGCCGCGAAGGCGATGCGCGACGGGCGTACGCAGTACACCGGCGCGATGGGGATTCCAGCGCTGCGCCATGCCATTGCCGACTACTACCGCAGTTTTTACGGCGTGGAGGTCGATCCGTCGCGCATCGTCGTGACTGCCGGGGCGTCGGCCGCCCTCGTCCTCGCGTGTGCGGCACTCGTGGGTGTGGGCGACGAAGTGCTGATGCCGGATCCGTGCTATCCGTGCAACCGTCATTTCGTGTCGACCTTCGACGGCAAGCCGGTGCTGGTCCCCTCCGGCCCGGCCGAGCGGTTCCAGCTCACGGCCGAGCGCATCGAGGCGCACTGGCGTTCGGCGACCAAGGGGGTGCTGCTCGCCTCGCCATCCAATCCGACCGGCACTTCGATCGCGCCCGACGAGCTGTCGCGCATCGTGAAGGCGGTGCGCGCGCGCGGTGGTTTCACGCTCGTCGACGAGATATACCAAGGCCTGTCGTATGACGGCAAGCCGACCACCGCCCTGACATTCGGCGACGACGTGCTCGTCGTCAGCAGTTTCTCGAAGTATTTCAACATGACGGGCTGGCGGCTCGGCTGGCTCGTGGTACCGCCGTCGATGGTGCCGACGTTCGAGAAGCTCGCCCAGAATCTGTTCATCTGCCCATCGGCGGTCGCGCAGCACGCGGCAACCGCTTGTTTTCTTCCGGAGACGATCGCGCTCTACGAGACCCGAAAGGCGGCGTTTCGCGAGCGACGCGACTACATCGTGCCGGCGCTCGAGCGCCTGGGTTTCCAGGTACCGGTGATGCCCGACGGCGCCTTCTACGTCTATGCCGATTGCACCGGCGTGTCGCACCCGGATGCCGCGGACAGCGACCGCCTGACCCAGTCCTTGCTGCAACAGGCGGACGTCGTACTCGTGCCCGGCCTCGACTTCGGCTTCGCCGAACCACGCAAGTACATTCGGTTGTCGTACGCGACCTCCCTGGCCCAGTTGGAAGAAGCCATGGACCGGATCGGGAAAGTCTTCGCCAACGGCTGAGTTGCCGAGCCGACTCGCCAGCCAGGCAAGGTGCCCGCGAAAAACAAAAAACCCATCGAATCGCTTCGATGGGTTTTTTTCTTGGCTGCGTGATGCGCCTCTATGTAGAGAGGCATCACGTTGACGCGTCGGCCGAACGCATCGCGCATGCGCGGGAGCGGCCAGATCGGCCGCTGGATGGATCAGGCCGCCGTGCTGTCGTCGGCTTCCATCGACTTGCCGGCGGCAGCCGCCTTGCCCGTCGACGTGGAAGCAGCCGGCGCAGACGTCGATTCCGCCGCGTCATCCGACGACTTACCGGCCGAGACCGGCTTGGTGACGGGCTTGGCCGAGCTGACGATCACCGGCGCCTGCGGCGCGTACGGCGAGATCTTGCGGCCCATCGCGACACCGCGCAGGCGGTCGCGCTCGGCGAGCACCTTGGCGCCGTAGCCACCGTCACCCGCACTGGTCGAGCCCACGTACAGACGCAGACCTCCGGCGAGCGAGCCGCCACGCGCAATGCATTCCTTCAGAATCAATGCACCGACCTTGATGTTGGCCAGCGGATGCAGCGCCGCTTCCGGGCCGCCGAAGTATTCCAGCTTGTCCTGGTGCACCTTCGACATGACCTGCATCAGACCTTGAGCGCCCACGGTGCTCTCGGCATACGGGTTGAAGCCCGATTCGATGGCCATCACGGCGAGCAACAGCAGCGGATCGAGGCCGACTTCCTTGCCGGTCGAGTACGCCGCGCGAACGAGGTTACCCGTCACGTCGCCGGCCACGCGGTAGCGGCGAGCGAGGTAGTCGGCCACGGCAATCTGCTCGCGCGTGTCCAGCACCTTGTTCGCACGCGCATCCGCCGCCACGCGCTGGTTCGGGATATAAGCGGCGAGAACGGCTGCCGAGGGCACATGCTGCGCCGCCTGGGCCATCATCGCCGAATCGGACGGCGAAAGCTTGGCATCGGCAGCGCCATTGGCGCTCTGGCCGGCCGCATTGGCCGTGCCGGTCGCCGCCTCGAGCAGCGGACCCACGCGCGACGCCAGATCGGCGCGCCATGTCGGTCGAGCCCACAACGCGAGCGTACCGACCACGGCAACCAGACCGACCGCGCTGGACGTATACAGTCCGACACGACCGCC belongs to Pandoraea pnomenusa and includes:
- a CDS encoding lytic transglycosylase domain-containing protein, whose protein sequence is MVAAARRDWRRLAWHGGRVGLYTSSAVGLVAVVGTLALWARPTWRADLASRVGPLLEAATGTANAAGQSANGAADAKLSPSDSAMMAQAAQHVPSAAVLAAYIPNQRVAADARANKVLDTREQIAVADYLARRYRVAGDVTGNLVRAAYSTGKEVGLDPLLLLAVMAIESGFNPYAESTVGAQGLMQVMSKVHQDKLEYFGGPEAALHPLANIKVGALILKECIARGGSLAGGLRLYVGSTSAGDGGYGAKVLAERDRLRGVAMGRKISPYAPQAPVIVSSAKPVTKPVSAGKSSDDAAESTSAPAASTSTGKAAAAGKSMEADDSTAA
- a CDS encoding pyridoxal phosphate-dependent aminotransferase; this translates as MDRTPELAPAALKLAQRVDDIAPFHVMELAKQAALREKAGHRVIHMGIGEPDFTAPEAVIEAAAKAMRDGRTQYTGAMGIPALRHAIADYYRSFYGVEVDPSRIVVTAGASAALVLACAALVGVGDEVLMPDPCYPCNRHFVSTFDGKPVLVPSGPAERFQLTAERIEAHWRSATKGVLLASPSNPTGTSIAPDELSRIVKAVRARGGFTLVDEIYQGLSYDGKPTTALTFGDDVLVVSSFSKYFNMTGWRLGWLVVPPSMVPTFEKLAQNLFICPSAVAQHAATACFLPETIALYETRKAAFRERRDYIVPALERLGFQVPVMPDGAFYVYADCTGVSHPDAADSDRLTQSLLQQADVVLVPGLDFGFAEPRKYIRLSYATSLAQLEEAMDRIGKVFANG